GCGCCGACCCGGGCACCGCGCCCGCGGCGGACGATCGCGACCAGCGGCCGGTGCTGATGCTGGCCGCCTTGCTGCCCGACACCCGCCTGCTGCGCGCGCTGATCGCCCGGGGCGCCGACGTCAATCGCGCCAGCGGCGGCATCACCCCGCTGCTGGCCGCCACCCGCGACAGCTGGCACGGCCGCGCCGAGGCGGTGCTGACCCTGCTGGCCAACGGCGCCAGCCCGCTGGTCACCGATGCCGAAGGCAACACCGCGCTGCACGGCGCGGTACTCAGCGCCGACGCCGGCGTGGCCGCGATGCTGCTGGATGCCGCCGCACCGATCAACGCGCTGAACCAGGCCGGCATCAGCCCGCTGGCCACCGCCTGCCGCGCGGCGAATTGGCCGCTGGCGAAGTTCCTGCTGGAGCACGGCGCCAAGCCCGTCGTGCCCGACGGCGAGCCGGCCCTGGTCGCCGCCAGCGGCATCGCCGACGACGACGTCGAAGGCGTGAAGCTGCTGCTCAAGCACCGCGCCCCGGTGAATGCCTGCGATGCACGCCACCGGCACGCCCTGCTCGGCGCCGCCGCCGAAGGCCACGAACAGATCGCCCGCGCGCTTTGCGCCGCCGGTGCCGACGTGAACCTGGTCGACCACCGCGGCAGCAGCGCGCTGATGGAAGCGGCCCGCGCCGGCGCCGGCGGCATCGTGCAATTGCTGGCCGAGGCGAAGGCCGACGCGGGCCTGCGCGACAGCCACGGTCGCGACGCACTGACCCTCGCCTGCCAGTCGCCGCATGCCGACGCCGGCACGATCAGCGCCCTGCTTGCCCTGGGCGCCGACCCGAAGGCACCGGCCAGCGACGGTCGCAGCGCACTCGACCATGCCGCCGCCGCGGGACGCTGGGACCTGGTCGCCGTGCTTGATCCGGATACGCCGCTGCCGACCAGCCTCAGCCAGGACGTGCTGGCCGAAGGCGCCGACACCCCCGGACACCTGCTCGATGCCCTGCGCTTCGGCCACTGGGCGATCGTCTCGGGCTTCGTGGCCCGCGTACGCGAATGGCCGCAGGCCGAGCTGGCCCGCATGTATCTGGAACTGGCCTCGCCCGGCCTGGGCGCCGCCCGCCGCTGGCTGCTCGAACACGGCCTGGCCGCCGAAGCGCGGCTGGACGCACCGCAGATCGACGACGCCGACACCGGCGACACGCCGCACCTGCCGCCACCGGGCCAGCGCCTGTTCGATGCGCTGCTGCAGCAGCTTCCCGATGCCACCGAAGCGCTCGACGACCTGCTGCAAGCCGGCGCCACGCCCGCCGGCGCCGGCCTGCTGGCGCAGGCGCTGCTGAACACGAACGGTGCGGCCCAGTCGGCCGCGCTGCCGTTGAAGATGCTCGAGGCAGGCGCCGATCCGTTCGGCCCCGACGCCCGGGCGCGCAGCCCGCTGCAACTGGCCGCGGTGAACGACCAGGTGGAACTGCTGCAGGCGCTGCTGCAGCGGGGCTGCGATCCCAACACACGCGACCGCGACGGCCGCACGCCGCTGTTCGCCGCGCTGGAGCACGGCGCCCAGGCGCTGCCGCTGGTGCGCGCACTGATCGCCCACGGCGCCGACCCGGAAGCCACCGACGCCAACGGCGAAACGCCGCTGGGCCTGGCGCTGGAACATCCCGCGGTGGAGCGCTGGCTGGACTGGCGCGACTGGTCGCGGCCGGATCGCGCGCTGCGCGCCAGCGACCTTCCCGCCGCCGCGCGCGCCGGCGCGCTGGCCAGCGTGCAGCGACTGCTGGAACTGGGTTTTGCCGTGGACACCCTCGACGAACAGGGCGCCAGCGCCCTGCTGCACGCCTGCGGCGCCGGTCACCGCGAGATCGCCGCCTGCCTGCTGGACGCCAACGCCGACGCGACCCGCGCCGCCCGCAGCGGCGTGACCCCGCTGGCCGCCGCGGTCGCCGCGCGGCGCGAATCGCTGGTGGCCCTGCTGCTGCAGCGCGAAGTCGCCGTCGACCAGCGCCTGCCGAACGACGCCACCGCGCTGATGGCGGCGGCGGCGATGGGTTATCCGGAGATCGCCGAACAGCTGCTCGATGCGGGCGCCGACATCAAGGCGGTCGACAACGCCGGGCGCAGCGCGCTGCACGCGGCGGCGCAGTTCGGCTTCGAACACAACGACAGCCTGCGCGCGCGACGCCTGTTCGACGTGCTGCTCAAGCGCGGCGCCGACATCAACCACGCCGACCACGAGGGCAAGACGCCGCTGCTGCTGTTGCTCGGCGCCCAGCTGCGGCCGGGCAGCAGCTGCGACGCCACCCACATCGGGGCGCTGGTGCCGCTGTTGCTGGACGCGGGCGCCCAGGTCGGCCACGCCGACCAGCGAGGCGTCACCGCGCTGCACGCCTGCGCGATGCACGCCTTGTTGCCGCCCGCCCGCGTGCTGCTGTCGCGCGGCGCCGACCGCAACGCGGCCGATGCGTTCGGACGCAGCGCGGCGGACGTGGCCCGGCAACTCGGTTATGTGGACATCGCCCACGAACTGGCCGCGCGCAGCAGCGCGATCCCCAGCGTGCGACAGACCCTGCGCCAGCCCGCCCAGCCGGCCGACTGAGGCGCGGCCGCGCGCCCCGGCGCGGCCATCGCCCGATCAGCGCCTCACTCTTCCCCGGTCAGCGGGGTGCCGGCATCGCGCTCGCGCGCTCGCTCGGCTTCGGGCGAGGCATCGGCCTCGAACAGGCGCTCCAGGTCGGCCAGCGCCTCGCGCGTGGTCTGCACCAGCTTGGTTTCGTCGTCGTAGACCAGGTATTGCGCCTTGATCAGCTCCGCATCCTGGCGCCGGAAACGTTCCACCCGGTCGACCGCCTGTTCCGGCGTGAGGCCCAGCGCGACCAGGGCCTGCTTGGTCATCTTCAGGCTGGAATACAGCGTCTCGCGCACCGGCTCGTCGACGCCCAGGTCCATCAGCCGCCACACATGCTGGCGGTTGCGCGCCCGCGCGATGATCTTCAGGTGCGGATACTGCCGGCGCACCACCCGCGCCACGCGCAGGCTCGACTCGGGGTCGTCGCTGGCCAGCACGAACACCTCGGCCTTGTCCGCCTGCGCGGCGCGCAGCAGCTCCGGCCGGGCCGGATCGCCGTAGAAGATGTCGGTGACGTTGCCGAAGCGCTGGATCAGGTCCATCTGCTCCACCGAATGGTCCAGCGCCACGAACGGAATGCTCTGCGCGCGCAGCACGCGCGCCACGATCTGGCCCATGCGGCCATAGCCGGCGATGATCACCCGCGGCACGTGCGTGTCGATGGTGTCGTAGGCGCGGGTGGGCTTCTTCGCCTTGCCGCCGAGCAGCCGCGACGACACGGCGACCAGCAGCGGCGTCAACGCCATCGACAGCGAGATCGCCAGCACCAGCAGGTTGTGCTGCGGGCCGTCGAGCAGTTGCTGCTCCTGCGCCAGCTTCAACACCACGAATGCAAACTCGCCGCCGCAGGCCAGCAGCACCGCCAGCCGCAGCGCCTCGGCGCGATCCAGCCCGCCGACCAGTCGACCCAGCGGCCACAGCAGCGCACCCTTCAGCAGCATCAGGACCAGTACCACCGCCAGCACGTGCAGCGGCTGGTGCAGCAGCAGCGAAAGATCCATCGACATGCCGACGCTGATGAAGAACAGCCCCAGCAACAGCCCCTTGAACGGTTCGAGATGCGATTCCAGGTCGTGCCGGTATTCGGAATCGGCCAGCAGCACGCCGGCCAGGAAGGCGCCCAGCGTGGCGGACACACCGGCCAGCTCCATCAGCCAGGCGGTGCCCATCACCACCAGCAGCGCGGTGGCGGTGGAGACCTCCACCGCATCGGCCTTGGCCACGAAGCGGAACACCGGCCGCAACAGGTAGCGACCACCGACCACCACCGCCACGATCACGCCGATCGTGCGCATGGCGCCGGTCAGGTCCACGCCATGCCGGGCGGAGGCCGTGGCCAGCAACGGCACCATCGCGATCAGCGGGATCGCCGCCAGGTCCTGGAACAGCAGGATCGCGAACGCCTGGCGCCCGTAGGCCGAGCCGGCCTCCTTGCGCTCGGCGAGGATCTGCAGGCCGAACGCGGTGGACGACAGCGCCAGGCTGCCGCCCACGACCACCGCCGTCTTGCCGGGCAGGCCTTCCAGGAAATACGCCACCGCCGCGATCACCACGCTGCTGGCCAGCACCTGCAACAGGCCGGTGCCGAACACCGAGCGGCGCATCACCCACAGCCGTTGCGGCGACAATTCCAGGCCGATCACGAACAGCATCAGCACGATGCCGAACTCGGAAATCGTGCTGACCCCGGCGGTATCGCCGACCAGCCCCAGCAACTGCGGCCCGATCACCACGCCGGCCAGCAGGTAGCCCAGCACCGAACCCAGCCGGAAGCGCTTGGTCAGCGGCACCGCGATCACCGTGGCCAGCAGGAACACCAGCGCGGTCTGCAGGTAGTGATGGTTGTCCAAGCGCGTGCGGCTCCAGTCGGGGAGGTTCGATTATTCCACGTGAAGGCCGGCCGCACCCGCTGTCGGTGCGGTTTCATCTCGCAGTTTCCCAAAACGATCAGGCCCGCTTGCGGCGGGCCTGATCTTCCAACACGGATGCTGCAACGGCTTACTTCTTCGGCGCGTCCTTCAAGCCGCGGTTTTCCAGCATCGGCTCGATCTGCGGGTCCTGGCCGCGCCAGTCCTTGTACATCTTCGCCAGCTCCTCGGTGTTGCCCCGCGACAGCACCATCGCGCGGAAGCGGTCGCCGTTCTCGCGGGTCAGGCCGCCGTGTTCCTTGAAGCCCACGAAGGCGTCGTCGGCCAGCATCTCGGTCCACAGGTAGGCGTAGTAGCCGGCGGCGTAGCCGTTGCCCCAGATGTGCTGGAAGTAGCTGGAGCGGTAGCGCGGCGGCACGTAGCCGAGGTCGATGCCGTCCTTCTTCAGCGCGGCGGCTTCGAACTTGTCGGCGTCCTGCAGCGGCGCGTCGGCGCCCAGCATGTGCCAGTTCATGTCCAGCAGCGCGGCCGAGACCAGCTCGGTCATGTTGTAGCCGGAGTTGAACTTGCCGGCCTTCGTCATCTTGTCGACCAGCGCCTTGGGCATCGGCTCGCCGGTCTGGTAGTTCTTCGCGTAGTGGGCGAACACCTTCGGATCGGTGGCCCAGTGCTCGTTGAACTGCGAGGGGAACTCGACGAAGTCGCGCGCGGTGTTGGTGCCGGACAGGGTCGGGTACTGCTCGTCGGCGAAGATGCCGTGCAGCGCGTGGCCGAACTCGTGGAACATGGTGATCACGTCATCGAACGACAGCAGCGCCGGCTGGCCCGCGGCCGGCTTGCTGAAGTTGCCGACGTTGTAGATCACCGGCTTGGTGCCCAGCAGCTTCGACTGGGTGACCAGGTTGTCCATCCAGGCGCCGCCGTTCTTGTTGTCGCGCTTGAAGTAGTCGCAGTAGAACAGCGCCATCGAGCTGCCGTCCTTGTCGAACACCTCGAACACGCGCACGTCCGGCTGGTACACCGGGATGTCCTTGCGCTCCTTGAAGGTCAGCCCGTACAGCTGGTTGGCCGCGTAGAACACGCCGTTCTGCAGCACGTTGTCCAGTTCGAAGTACGGCTTGATCTGGTTTTCGTCGAGGTCGTACTTCGCCTTGCGCACCTGCTCGGCGTAGAAGTTCCAGTCCCACGGCTGCAGCTTGAAGCCGCCGTGCTGCTGGTCGATCACCGCCTGGATGTCGGCCGCCTCCACCTTGGCGCGACCGGTGACGGCAGGCACCAGGTCCTGCATGAACTTCAGCGCGGTTTCCGGCGTCTTCGCCATCTGGTCGTCGAGCTTCCACGCGGCATAACTCGGGAAGCCGAGCAGCTTCGCCTGTTCGGCGC
This is a stretch of genomic DNA from Rhodanobacter sp. FDAARGOS 1247. It encodes these proteins:
- a CDS encoding ankyrin repeat domain-containing protein, whose amino-acid sequence is MTQPKSRRRPPFLQALAWFVPGLLAVFVAGLVNHPLTLIPLLVANALTLAAVCHAIGFDPEPKFMRTVLRRGAAHLVMFTGYTVAVFVLVAWPMMQLTHAPSLSGALLLAAALVLALVALWRLWPAFGLVFLWDDAYPSQRDGSWIFTATLRSVAFGRHLSREEHFFSHFLPVAFSLLVLSFGAITLTGLYGVVPSEPRIAALALYGIVLLPAGCLVIANRTLRALLCESRHARRRSDLAPTPVHRPILTEVERTAGTPEQAAALLAATRDGDIERALALVEVGADPGTAPAADDRDQRPVLMLAALLPDTRLLRALIARGADVNRASGGITPLLAATRDSWHGRAEAVLTLLANGASPLVTDAEGNTALHGAVLSADAGVAAMLLDAAAPINALNQAGISPLATACRAANWPLAKFLLEHGAKPVVPDGEPALVAASGIADDDVEGVKLLLKHRAPVNACDARHRHALLGAAAEGHEQIARALCAAGADVNLVDHRGSSALMEAARAGAGGIVQLLAEAKADAGLRDSHGRDALTLACQSPHADAGTISALLALGADPKAPASDGRSALDHAAAAGRWDLVAVLDPDTPLPTSLSQDVLAEGADTPGHLLDALRFGHWAIVSGFVARVREWPQAELARMYLELASPGLGAARRWLLEHGLAAEARLDAPQIDDADTGDTPHLPPPGQRLFDALLQQLPDATEALDDLLQAGATPAGAGLLAQALLNTNGAAQSAALPLKMLEAGADPFGPDARARSPLQLAAVNDQVELLQALLQRGCDPNTRDRDGRTPLFAALEHGAQALPLVRALIAHGADPEATDANGETPLGLALEHPAVERWLDWRDWSRPDRALRASDLPAAARAGALASVQRLLELGFAVDTLDEQGASALLHACGAGHREIAACLLDANADATRAARSGVTPLAAAVAARRESLVALLLQREVAVDQRLPNDATALMAAAAMGYPEIAEQLLDAGADIKAVDNAGRSALHAAAQFGFEHNDSLRARRLFDVLLKRGADINHADHEGKTPLLLLLGAQLRPGSSCDATHIGALVPLLLDAGAQVGHADQRGVTALHACAMHALLPPARVLLSRGADRNAADAFGRSAADVARQLGYVDIAHELAARSSAIPSVRQTLRQPAQPAD
- a CDS encoding monovalent cation:proton antiporter-2 (CPA2) family protein, producing the protein MDNHHYLQTALVFLLATVIAVPLTKRFRLGSVLGYLLAGVVIGPQLLGLVGDTAGVSTISEFGIVLMLFVIGLELSPQRLWVMRRSVFGTGLLQVLASSVVIAAVAYFLEGLPGKTAVVVGGSLALSSTAFGLQILAERKEAGSAYGRQAFAILLFQDLAAIPLIAMVPLLATASARHGVDLTGAMRTIGVIVAVVVGGRYLLRPVFRFVAKADAVEVSTATALLVVMGTAWLMELAGVSATLGAFLAGVLLADSEYRHDLESHLEPFKGLLLGLFFISVGMSMDLSLLLHQPLHVLAVVLVLMLLKGALLWPLGRLVGGLDRAEALRLAVLLACGGEFAFVVLKLAQEQQLLDGPQHNLLVLAISLSMALTPLLVAVSSRLLGGKAKKPTRAYDTIDTHVPRVIIAGYGRMGQIVARVLRAQSIPFVALDHSVEQMDLIQRFGNVTDIFYGDPARPELLRAAQADKAEVFVLASDDPESSLRVARVVRRQYPHLKIIARARNRQHVWRLMDLGVDEPVRETLYSSLKMTKQALVALGLTPEQAVDRVERFRRQDAELIKAQYLVYDDETKLVQTTREALADLERLFEADASPEAERARERDAGTPLTGEE
- the dcp gene encoding peptidyl-dipeptidase Dcp, with the translated sequence MLRLRTIVIATTMALAACSQQPEGAANPPAPAASAASTSSAAPAATDMTSNPFYSASTLPFQAPPFDKIHDADYQPAIEEGMKQHMAEIEKIANNPEAPTFENTYVAMEKSGAMLNRVMTAFNAVTGANTDDALQKVQEDEAPKLAAHEDAIYLDSKLFQRVQTVYDRRDTLKLDPESARLVEVVYRNFVHAGAKLSDADKAKLKDLNKEESTLSTAFTNKLLAATKDAAPVIADKAKLAGLSDAELAAASQAGKDRKQDGKYVLSLQNTTQQPELQDLTDRATRQALFEASWNRAEQGDANDTRKTIERLAQIRAEQAKLLGFPSYAAWKLDDQMAKTPETALKFMQDLVPAVTGRAKVEAADIQAVIDQQHGGFKLQPWDWNFYAEQVRKAKYDLDENQIKPYFELDNVLQNGVFYAANQLYGLTFKERKDIPVYQPDVRVFEVFDKDGSSMALFYCDYFKRDNKNGGAWMDNLVTQSKLLGTKPVIYNVGNFSKPAAGQPALLSFDDVITMFHEFGHALHGIFADEQYPTLSGTNTARDFVEFPSQFNEHWATDPKVFAHYAKNYQTGEPMPKALVDKMTKAGKFNSGYNMTELVSAALLDMNWHMLGADAPLQDADKFEAAALKKDGIDLGYVPPRYRSSYFQHIWGNGYAAGYYAYLWTEMLADDAFVGFKEHGGLTRENGDRFRAMVLSRGNTEELAKMYKDWRGQDPQIEPMLENRGLKDAPKK